One genomic region from Amycolatopsis sp. FBCC-B4732 encodes:
- a CDS encoding SPW repeat protein: MTSHSTPAPRPRTALVGAAAGFVLLAGLYLVLAPWIAGFGGAGVLALSDTLVGLVLIALAIARTATRRLALIGWVVPVLGAWAAVSPWLLRHGGETPPSTGALVGNVVAGAVVVVAGLALARRVSS; encoded by the coding sequence ATGACTTCGCACAGCACCCCGGCTCCCCGCCCGCGCACGGCGCTGGTCGGCGCGGCGGCGGGTTTCGTCCTGCTGGCCGGGCTCTACCTGGTGCTGGCCCCGTGGATCGCCGGCTTCGGCGGCGCGGGCGTGCTCGCGCTGAGCGACACCCTGGTCGGCTTGGTCCTGATCGCGCTGGCGATCGCCCGCACGGCCACCCGGCGGCTCGCCCTGATCGGCTGGGTCGTGCCGGTCCTCGGCGCGTGGGCCGCCGTCTCGCCGTGGCTGCTCCGCCACGGCGGCGAAACCCCGCCGTCGACCGGTGCCCTGGTGGGCAACGTCGTGGCCGGCGCCGTGGTCGTCGTCGCGGGACTGGCGCTGGCCCGCCGCGTCAGTTCTTGA
- a CDS encoding BTAD domain-containing putative transcriptional regulator, translated as MRFQVLGPMTASVPLPSAAQPRRLLAVLLARAGQFVGRDTLVDELWPDGAPSSAAAIVQVTVSKLRKTLSPGLGAAEAGQRLRSGPRGYALSVEPGELDADEFLTWLSAGADDRAQRRRGLERALACWRGDAFADVAGGPLLEAHKLWLEDRRSAALLQLVELELADGDGRSVVERLGPVVAARPADERFAARLASALGTVGRRESALEVLRRTRRALWEEAGVWPGADLVAVYRRIAGTEWTTPGPPAQLPPAVPDFTGLAAELADVTRALRGPAPVVLHGAAGAGKSALAVQAAWRVRRRFPDGQLTASLRGSDGTPAEPAAVLSGFLRLLGATPSELADRTGLPGLWRGYTADRRLLVLLEDAASEAQVRALLPSGPGCATLVTTRRELPGLCGAHAVPVPDLSTEDAHALLAAVAGDSRLRAEPEAAQRLLARCGGLSLAVRIAGVRLAARPNLPIAELAARLADDRRRLDELTAGDLSVRAAVTSALHERPAADVALLRLLAAFEGAVPDWSAAALLDRPTPEARDRLDELTAAHLLDAAGTIPPFVRLVLAEGPPGEVDPAALRRACEAALALAERALGRPARRPSAAGAKPDPAVLRRIAADPAAWAAAETSHLAAAVRLAGAHGWHDLTERLADACTALAGSPWLGRAARAVTVLGLAAARRRRDPRAEAEKLYNLGAVHWQHGHARQARNYFAMAEHRYRDLEDPRGTGTALAALADVHLDGGDPRAAEAELREALDLLRDCGDRRGQAAAAAQLGSLAEDVGDVRGAVESFEVSMLLARQCDDGRWHDQAAKRYADVLRRHGGHDQAADLLTGALGGAVRTRERHWEAHVLRSLGDLHTDAGEFADGQRCLTRSLALFDQIGHRHAAAYTHRSLGEAHRRAGDPVGARRHLLAAMAVFRELRDRRGAGYALLSLGRTHAAEDAAAEAARCLRGSAGLFRELGFPLWELRALGELTSVSGESPARDRSRELLTKIRT; from the coding sequence GTGCGGTTCCAGGTGCTCGGCCCGATGACGGCCTCCGTCCCGCTGCCCTCGGCGGCCCAGCCGCGGCGGCTGCTCGCCGTGCTGCTCGCGCGCGCCGGCCAGTTCGTCGGCCGCGACACGCTGGTCGACGAGCTGTGGCCGGACGGCGCGCCGTCGAGCGCCGCGGCGATCGTGCAGGTCACCGTGTCCAAGCTGCGCAAGACGCTCTCACCCGGCCTCGGCGCCGCCGAGGCCGGGCAGCGGCTGCGGTCCGGCCCGCGCGGGTACGCGCTGAGCGTCGAGCCGGGGGAGCTGGACGCGGACGAGTTCCTGACGTGGCTGTCGGCGGGTGCCGACGACCGCGCCCAGCGCCGCCGCGGCCTCGAGCGGGCACTGGCCTGCTGGCGCGGCGACGCGTTCGCCGACGTCGCCGGCGGACCGCTGCTGGAGGCGCACAAGCTGTGGCTGGAGGACCGGCGCTCGGCGGCGTTGCTGCAGCTGGTCGAGCTGGAACTCGCCGACGGCGACGGCCGGTCCGTCGTCGAGCGGCTCGGCCCGGTGGTCGCGGCCCGGCCCGCCGACGAGCGCTTCGCCGCCCGGCTCGCGTCCGCGCTCGGCACGGTCGGGCGCCGCGAATCGGCCCTGGAGGTGCTCCGCCGCACGCGCCGGGCGCTCTGGGAAGAGGCGGGCGTGTGGCCGGGCGCGGACCTCGTCGCGGTGTACCGCCGGATCGCCGGCACCGAGTGGACGACGCCGGGCCCGCCCGCGCAGCTCCCGCCCGCGGTGCCCGACTTCACCGGCCTCGCGGCCGAACTCGCCGACGTCACGCGCGCGCTGCGGGGTCCGGCGCCGGTCGTGCTGCACGGCGCCGCCGGGGCCGGCAAGTCCGCGCTCGCGGTCCAAGCCGCGTGGCGGGTCCGCCGCCGGTTCCCCGACGGCCAGCTGACCGCATCGCTGCGCGGGTCCGACGGCACCCCCGCCGAACCCGCGGCGGTGCTTTCCGGCTTCCTGCGCCTGCTCGGCGCGACCCCGTCGGAACTGGCCGACCGCACGGGATTACCGGGACTCTGGCGCGGCTACACCGCCGACCGGCGGCTGCTGGTGCTGCTGGAAGACGCCGCGTCCGAGGCCCAGGTGCGAGCCCTGCTGCCGAGCGGCCCGGGCTGCGCCACGCTGGTCACGACCCGCCGCGAGCTGCCCGGCCTGTGCGGCGCGCACGCGGTTCCGGTGCCTGATCTGTCCACTGAGGACGCTCACGCGCTGCTGGCCGCGGTCGCGGGGGATTCCCGGCTGCGGGCGGAACCAGAAGCGGCGCAACGACTTCTCGCCCGGTGCGGCGGTCTTTCCCTGGCGGTCCGGATCGCCGGGGTGCGCCTGGCGGCCCGGCCGAACCTGCCGATCGCCGAACTCGCGGCCCGCCTCGCCGACGACCGGCGCCGCCTCGACGAGCTGACCGCGGGCGACCTGAGCGTCCGGGCCGCGGTGACATCGGCGCTGCACGAGCGGCCCGCCGCTGACGTCGCTTTGCTGAGGCTGCTGGCCGCGTTCGAGGGCGCCGTCCCGGATTGGTCCGCGGCGGCCCTGCTCGACCGCCCGACACCGGAAGCCCGCGACCGCCTCGACGAGCTGACCGCGGCGCACCTGCTGGACGCGGCCGGGACGATCCCGCCGTTCGTGCGGCTGGTGCTGGCGGAGGGCCCGCCGGGTGAGGTCGACCCGGCCGCCCTGCGTCGCGCGTGCGAGGCCGCGCTGGCGCTGGCGGAGCGCGCGCTGGGCCGTCCGGCGCGTCGGCCATCGGCAGCGGGGGCGAAGCCGGATCCCGCGGTCCTGCGCCGGATCGCCGCCGATCCCGCGGCCTGGGCGGCCGCCGAAACCAGTCACCTCGCGGCCGCCGTCCGGCTCGCCGGCGCTCACGGCTGGCACGACCTGACCGAGCGGCTCGCCGACGCCTGCACCGCCCTCGCCGGCAGCCCGTGGCTCGGCCGAGCCGCCCGGGCCGTCACCGTGCTCGGGCTCGCCGCCGCCCGGCGGCGGCGGGATCCGCGGGCCGAAGCCGAGAAGCTCTACAACCTCGGGGCCGTGCACTGGCAGCACGGCCACGCCCGCCAGGCGCGGAACTACTTCGCCATGGCCGAGCACCGCTACCGGGACCTGGAGGACCCTCGCGGCACCGGCACCGCACTGGCCGCGCTCGCCGACGTCCACCTCGACGGGGGTGATCCGCGGGCCGCCGAAGCGGAGTTGCGGGAAGCCCTCGACCTGCTCCGGGACTGCGGGGACCGGCGCGGGCAGGCGGCCGCCGCGGCACAGCTCGGGTCGCTCGCCGAAGACGTCGGGGACGTGCGGGGCGCGGTCGAGAGCTTCGAAGTGAGCATGCTGCTGGCCCGCCAGTGCGACGACGGCCGCTGGCACGACCAGGCCGCGAAGCGCTACGCCGACGTCCTGCGCCGCCACGGTGGGCACGACCAGGCGGCCGACCTGCTCACCGGGGCGCTCGGCGGCGCCGTCCGGACGCGGGAGCGGCACTGGGAGGCGCACGTCCTGCGCAGCCTCGGCGACCTGCACACCGACGCCGGGGAGTTCGCCGACGGGCAGCGGTGCCTCACGCGGTCGCTGGCGCTGTTCGACCAGATCGGGCACCGGCACGCCGCCGCCTACACCCACCGCAGCCTGGGCGAGGCCCACCGCCGGGCGGGGGATCCGGTGGGGGCGCGGCGGCACCTGCTGGCCGCCATGGCCGTCTTCCGGGAGCTGCGTGACCGCCGCGGCGCCGGGTACGCCCTGCTCAGCCTGGGCCGGACGCACGCGGCCGAAGACGCCGCGGCCGAGGCGGCGCGGTGCCTGCGCGGCTCGGCCGGGCTGTTCCGCGAGCTGGGGTTCCCGCTCTGGGAGCTGCGTGCACTGGGGGAGCTGACCAGCGTGAGCGGTGAATCCCCGGCCCGCGACCGCAGCCGTGAACTCTTGACGAAGATCAGGACCTGA
- a CDS encoding DJ-1/PfpI family protein produces the protein MTDEQKTLAFVVYPGLTPLDLVGPLQVLGALARMDAGYRTVVVGASTGTVGTDTPLRVAPSHTFDEVPAPYAVLVPGGTVPTLRAMADERLLAWLRAAAAGAELMTSVCTGSLILGAAGLLEGKKATTHWMFRDVLAGLGATPVAQRWVEDGSVITAAGVSAGIDLALHLVERLAGRQLATNVQFGIEYDPEPPQGALDWANPPFGDLKPLREHTLREGLADHPELLEKLLAHT, from the coding sequence ATGACCGATGAGCAGAAGACCCTCGCCTTCGTCGTGTACCCCGGCCTCACGCCGCTCGACCTGGTCGGCCCGCTGCAGGTGCTCGGCGCGCTCGCGCGGATGGACGCCGGCTACCGGACCGTCGTCGTCGGCGCGAGCACCGGCACCGTCGGCACGGACACGCCGTTGCGCGTCGCCCCGAGCCACACCTTCGACGAAGTCCCGGCGCCGTACGCGGTGCTCGTGCCCGGTGGCACCGTGCCGACGCTGCGCGCGATGGCCGACGAGCGCCTCCTCGCGTGGCTGCGCGCCGCGGCCGCCGGCGCCGAGCTGATGACGTCGGTCTGCACCGGCTCGCTCATCCTCGGCGCGGCGGGCCTGCTGGAGGGGAAGAAGGCGACCACGCACTGGATGTTCCGCGACGTCCTCGCCGGGCTCGGCGCCACGCCGGTCGCGCAGCGGTGGGTCGAGGACGGCTCCGTGATCACCGCGGCCGGGGTGTCGGCGGGCATCGACCTCGCGCTGCACCTGGTGGAACGGCTGGCCGGGCGGCAGCTGGCGACGAACGTCCAGTTCGGCATCGAGTACGACCCGGAGCCGCCGCAGGGCGCGCTGGACTGGGCGAACCCGCCCTTCGGCGACCTCAAGCCGCTGCGCGAGCACACCCTGCGGGAGGGGCTCGCCGACCACCCGGAACTGCTCGAGAAACTGCTCGCGCACACCTGA
- a CDS encoding GlxA family transcriptional regulator codes for MSGSPRRVVIVGYADAELLDIACPADVFDAANRLGARPPYELQLASVDGHGIRTCAGLVLQPHLRLDQVAGDLDTLVVAGGWGSPAAAADERVLAHVRRLARTSRRVASVCTGAEVLAAAGLLNGRRATTHWRYAAKLARDYPAVTVDPVPLYVRHGNVYTAAGVTSGLDLTLSLVEADHGPSLAREAARALVTYLQRPGNQAQVSLFLSGPPPEHREVRDLTAYIAEHLEEDLGTPALAARAGISTRQLTRLFDAHLGTTPGRYVRTIRTEQAARLLSGTDLPLATIARRCGFGSTETLRQAFLDHFDTPPSAYRRVHVRQAYG; via the coding sequence ATGTCAGGGTCACCCAGACGGGTCGTGATCGTCGGGTACGCCGACGCCGAGCTGCTGGACATCGCCTGCCCCGCCGATGTGTTCGACGCCGCGAACCGGCTCGGCGCGCGGCCGCCGTACGAGCTCCAGCTCGCTTCGGTCGACGGCCACGGCATCCGCACCTGCGCCGGGCTGGTGCTGCAGCCGCACCTGCGGCTCGACCAGGTCGCCGGCGACCTCGACACGCTGGTCGTCGCGGGCGGCTGGGGCAGCCCCGCCGCGGCGGCCGACGAGCGCGTCCTCGCCCACGTCCGGCGGCTGGCCCGCACCAGCCGCCGGGTCGCGTCGGTCTGCACGGGCGCCGAGGTGCTCGCCGCGGCCGGCCTGCTCAACGGCCGCCGCGCGACCACGCACTGGCGCTACGCGGCGAAGCTCGCGCGGGACTACCCGGCGGTGACGGTGGACCCGGTGCCGCTCTACGTCCGCCACGGCAACGTCTACACGGCGGCGGGCGTGACGAGCGGGCTCGACCTGACGCTGTCGCTGGTGGAGGCCGACCACGGCCCGTCACTGGCCCGCGAGGCGGCCCGCGCGCTGGTCACCTACCTGCAGCGGCCCGGGAACCAGGCCCAGGTGAGCCTGTTCCTGTCCGGGCCGCCGCCGGAGCACCGCGAGGTCCGCGACCTGACCGCGTACATCGCCGAGCACCTCGAGGAAGACCTGGGCACGCCGGCGCTCGCGGCCCGCGCGGGCATCAGCACGCGCCAGCTCACCCGGCTGTTCGACGCGCACCTGGGCACCACGCCCGGCCGGTACGTCCGGACGATCCGCACCGAGCAGGCGGCCCGCCTGCTCTCCGGCACCGACCTCCCGCTGGCCACGATCGCCCGCCGCTGCGGCTTCGGCTCGACGGAAACCCTCCGGCAGGCGTTCCTCGACCACTTCGACACGCCGCCGTCGGCGTACCGGCGGGTGCACGTCCGCCAGGCGTACGGCTGA
- a CDS encoding YibE/F family protein, translated as MDRPDLADDATGPIRRVTDEVSPSPGPGTSGTPGTPGKPARRTPPEAGRRRADTGAQRVPPETGSHRIPADVAAPRTSRRADTGAQRLPAGDLGETARTRRGDTGPHRTAAAADPAPARRGAPRAPAVDQGETARAPRGAQQAPTGDQTGTARPRRGDTGPPRAADQADSAPPHRSAQQAPAGDQGDPARLRRGDTGPHRTARRGDTGPQRAAASSQPRTPAEPETGHGHGHGHGHGPAAPASRRVKLLLIWLLAPLALATVVGMVVLYPWGKASPTSVVPQGTPVHANITATATGPCLAQGQVQVGDQTDPNAKPCLTVDLTMTDGPANGKQLKLTVPIEPSTPRFAAADAVVLAYNGGNANDPASFQLVDFQRGTPLFVLAALFAVAVLVLGRWQGVAALVALGLSFVVIALFILPAILAGENPLVVAIAGAGAIMFIALYLTHGLSARTSAAVLGTLVSLALIGVLAAIFSAAASLTGLDDSTSTLIGSLGHGIDARGLLLAGVVIGALGVLDDVTVTQTSAVWELRRANPDLTWQELYRSGLRIGRDHVGSAVNTLVMAYAGAALPVLLYSSISGVGLGALLGSEDIAQEIIRTLAGSVGIVAAVPVTTVLAALIASREPAAHLSSTTKAVPSHP; from the coding sequence GTGGACCGCCCCGACCTCGCCGACGACGCCACCGGACCGATTCGCCGGGTCACGGACGAGGTGTCCCCTTCGCCGGGGCCCGGCACGTCCGGAACGCCGGGAACGCCCGGGAAACCGGCCCGCCGCACGCCACCGGAGGCCGGCCGCCGCCGCGCGGACACCGGGGCGCAGCGGGTGCCGCCCGAGACCGGCTCGCACCGCATCCCGGCCGACGTGGCGGCTCCGCGCACCAGCCGCCGAGCCGACACGGGCGCCCAGCGGCTCCCGGCCGGCGACCTGGGCGAGACCGCCCGGACCCGTCGCGGGGACACCGGGCCGCACCGCACCGCGGCCGCCGCCGACCCCGCACCAGCCCGCCGCGGCGCCCCGCGAGCCCCGGCCGTCGACCAAGGCGAGACCGCACGAGCCCCCCGCGGCGCCCAGCAAGCCCCCACGGGCGACCAAACCGGCACTGCCCGGCCCCGCCGCGGAGACACCGGCCCCCCGCGCGCCGCCGACCAAGCTGACAGCGCGCCACCCCACCGCAGCGCCCAGCAAGCCCCGGCCGGCGACCAAGGCGACCCCGCGCGACTCCGCCGCGGAGACACCGGCCCGCACCGCACCGCCCGGCGTGGCGACACCGGGCCCCAGCGCGCCGCCGCGAGTTCCCAGCCGCGCACACCGGCCGAACCCGAAACCGGCCACGGCCACGGGCATGGCCATGGGCACGGCCCCGCCGCCCCCGCGTCGCGCCGGGTCAAGCTGCTCCTGATCTGGCTGCTCGCCCCGCTGGCCCTCGCCACCGTCGTCGGCATGGTCGTCCTCTACCCCTGGGGCAAGGCGTCCCCCACGAGCGTCGTCCCCCAAGGCACGCCCGTCCACGCGAACATCACCGCCACCGCCACCGGCCCCTGCCTCGCGCAAGGCCAGGTGCAGGTCGGCGACCAGACCGACCCGAACGCGAAACCCTGCCTGACCGTCGACCTCACCATGACCGACGGGCCGGCGAACGGGAAGCAGCTCAAGCTGACCGTCCCGATCGAGCCCAGCACCCCGCGGTTCGCCGCCGCGGACGCCGTCGTGCTCGCCTACAACGGCGGGAACGCCAATGACCCGGCCAGTTTCCAGCTGGTCGACTTCCAGCGCGGGACGCCGCTGTTCGTGCTCGCCGCGCTGTTCGCCGTCGCCGTGCTCGTGCTCGGGCGCTGGCAGGGGGTCGCCGCGCTCGTCGCGCTCGGGCTGTCCTTCGTCGTCATCGCGCTGTTCATCCTCCCGGCCATCCTCGCCGGCGAAAACCCGCTGGTGGTGGCGATCGCGGGAGCGGGCGCGATCATGTTCATCGCGCTCTACCTGACCCACGGGCTGTCCGCGAGAACGTCCGCCGCGGTGCTCGGGACGCTCGTCAGCCTCGCGCTCATCGGCGTCCTCGCCGCGATCTTCTCCGCCGCCGCCTCGCTGACCGGCCTCGACGACAGCACCTCGACGCTCATCGGCTCGCTCGGCCACGGCATCGACGCGCGTGGGCTGCTGCTCGCCGGCGTCGTGATCGGGGCGCTCGGCGTGCTCGACGACGTCACCGTCACCCAGACGAGCGCCGTCTGGGAGCTGCGCCGGGCCAACCCGGACCTGACCTGGCAGGAGCTCTACCGCTCCGGGCTGCGGATCGGCCGCGACCACGTCGGCTCCGCGGTCAACACGCTCGTGATGGCCTACGCCGGGGCCGCGCTGCCGGTCCTGCTGTACTCGTCGATCTCCGGGGTCGGGCTGGGCGCGCTGCTCGGCAGCGAGGACATCGCGCAGGAGATCATCCGGACGCTCGCCGGCAGCGTCGGCATCGTCGCGGCCGTCCCGGTGACGACGGTCCTGGCCGCGCTGATCGCCTCCCGCGAGCCGGCGGCCCACCTCAGCAGCACCACGAAGGCCGTTCCGTCCCACCCGTGA
- a CDS encoding MBL fold metallo-hydrolase, producing the protein MLVVGFGSGPLQANCYLLAEAAGGPCVVVDPGQEVAAPLAAALAEHRLVPAALVATHGHPDHVASAASLSAEHGVPLHLHPADADLHDGASVPLEAGTFAGLEIDVRPAPGHTPGSVVLVLETAEGGRLALTGDTLFAGSVGRGDVAEAVRELVASLPDDTVVLPGHGPATTIGRERAGNPFLAGTGA; encoded by the coding sequence GTGCTCGTCGTCGGGTTCGGCAGCGGCCCGCTGCAGGCCAACTGCTACCTGCTGGCGGAGGCCGCCGGCGGGCCGTGCGTGGTCGTGGATCCGGGGCAGGAGGTGGCCGCGCCGCTGGCCGCCGCGCTCGCCGAGCACCGGCTGGTCCCGGCGGCCCTCGTGGCCACCCACGGGCACCCCGACCACGTCGCTTCGGCCGCTTCGCTGTCGGCCGAGCACGGCGTCCCGCTGCACCTGCACCCGGCCGACGCGGACCTCCACGACGGTGCCAGCGTCCCGCTCGAAGCCGGGACCTTCGCCGGGCTGGAGATCGACGTCCGGCCCGCGCCCGGGCACACCCCGGGTTCGGTGGTGCTCGTCCTGGAGACGGCGGAAGGCGGGCGGCTCGCCCTGACCGGCGACACGCTGTTCGCCGGGTCGGTGGGCCGCGGCGACGTGGCGGAGGCGGTGCGGGAGCTGGTGGCGAGCCTGCCGGACGACACGGTGGTGCTGCCGGGCCACGGCCCGGCGACGACGATCGGCCGGGAACGCGCGGGCAACCCGTTCCTCGCCGGGACGGGGGCGTGA
- a CDS encoding peptidylprolyl isomerase yields MATNQQRREAAKRKLERQLERRLEQQKRRRRIGAGVVGVAVLVVAGVVVWIVSANGGDSTDTAASSSSATPPPTEVQIPTQRTALPKRATALPNPTTCDFKADTTGSKAPKKVNTPDGKNVPSTGTVNVTLKSTAGDIPLTLDRALAPCAVQSFISLAKQNFYNDTMCHRLGTEGLQMLQCGDPSATGDPTTDGQGGPGYTMPDEAFPEIKYGRGILAMAKTSAPNSGGSQFFMVYGNAEGLPADYSVFGSISDEGLKVLDAVAKAGIANPNPQDGTGAPTKQVKFTGVTVA; encoded by the coding sequence GTGGCGACCAACCAGCAGCGCCGCGAAGCTGCGAAGCGCAAGCTCGAGAGGCAGCTCGAGCGCCGATTGGAGCAGCAGAAGCGACGCAGGAGGATCGGCGCCGGTGTAGTCGGCGTGGCGGTCCTCGTCGTCGCGGGCGTGGTGGTGTGGATCGTGAGCGCGAACGGCGGTGACAGCACCGACACGGCCGCGTCGTCGTCCTCGGCCACCCCGCCGCCGACCGAAGTCCAGATCCCGACGCAGCGCACCGCGCTGCCGAAGCGGGCCACGGCGCTGCCGAACCCGACGACGTGCGACTTCAAGGCCGACACGACGGGCAGCAAGGCGCCGAAGAAGGTGAACACGCCCGACGGCAAGAACGTCCCGTCGACCGGCACGGTCAACGTGACGCTCAAGAGCACCGCGGGCGACATCCCGCTGACGCTCGACCGGGCGCTCGCGCCCTGCGCCGTGCAGAGCTTCATCAGCCTCGCGAAGCAGAACTTCTACAACGACACCATGTGCCACCGGCTCGGCACCGAGGGCCTGCAGATGCTGCAGTGCGGTGACCCGTCGGCCACCGGCGACCCGACGACCGACGGTCAGGGCGGCCCGGGCTACACGATGCCGGACGAGGCGTTCCCGGAGATCAAGTACGGCCGCGGCATCCTCGCCATGGCGAAGACGTCCGCCCCGAACTCCGGTGGCAGCCAGTTCTTCATGGTCTACGGCAACGCCGAGGGCCTCCCGGCGGACTACTCGGTGTTCGGCAGCATCAGCGACGAGGGCCTGAAGGTGCTCGATGCGGTCGCCAAGGCGGGCATCGCGAACCCGAACCCGCAGGACGGCACCGGAGCGCCGACCAAGCAGGTCAAGTTCACGGGCGTCACCGTCGCGTAG
- a CDS encoding aminotransferase class IV, with protein MPPRYELNGDPLGPDAALAGMVSYGHFTAMQVRDGRVRGLAFHLERLATSTRLLFGTDLDVELVRSYVRQAIDGEPALSVRVPGADALVRRADAAGDPRPDTPAAPAGRTGRVRRRVVRRPRRPDQRSVDLEHRIAPRRR; from the coding sequence GTGCCGCCCCGCTACGAGCTGAACGGGGATCCGCTCGGCCCGGACGCCGCGCTCGCGGGAATGGTCTCCTACGGCCACTTCACCGCGATGCAGGTCCGGGACGGGCGGGTCCGCGGGCTCGCGTTCCACCTCGAACGGCTCGCGACGAGCACCCGGCTGCTGTTCGGCACCGACCTCGACGTCGAATTGGTGCGCTCCTACGTCCGGCAGGCGATCGACGGCGAACCGGCGCTTTCGGTGCGGGTCCCTGGTGCTGACGCGCTCGTTCGACGAGCCGATGCGGCCGGAGATCCTCGTCCGGACACTCCCGCCGCACCCGCCGGGCGCACTGGCCGGGTTCGACGACGCGTTGTTCGTCGACCACGCCGGCCGGATCAGCGAAGCGTCGATCTGGAACACCGGATTGCTCCACGGCGACGCTGA
- a CDS encoding aminotransferase class IV produces the protein MWPEAAVLPGITMPVQKESLRRLGVPQETREVRPAGLRDFDAMFVTNSETPGRPVAAVDDLVLPPADRAVALLARACETVPWDEI, from the coding sequence GTGTGGCCGGAGGCCGCCGTGCTGCCCGGGATCACGATGCCGGTGCAGAAGGAGTCCCTGCGGCGCCTCGGCGTACCGCAGGAAACGCGTGAAGTCCGGCCGGCCGGCCTCCGCGACTTCGACGCGATGTTCGTGACGAACTCCGAAACGCCCGGCCGCCCGGTCGCCGCCGTGGACGACCTCGTCCTGCCGCCGGCGGACCGCGCGGTGGCGTTGCTCGCGCGGGCCTGCGAAACCGTTCCCTGGGACGAGATCTGA
- a CDS encoding LysM peptidoglycan-binding domain-containing protein yields the protein MAENRAPAVRRVLGRAGQAGAAGVLFAVLAGGPALAQAAPDPPSVKYYIVPHADNPDDITLFRIAERALGDGNRFPEIFRLNQGRPRPDGSPFTDATRIEPGQVLQLPEDARDPAVRFGPLPAAPPVPVPPPVAAPEPSGLGVGLASAVSGSGGLLTGLIAGLWWRRRPQLVPPPPFEPPEPPDPLGPETGDDCSGSLSGTLPIPVVPAVLRPEPSTAEHAIIVLDTADTQVIAAVRPGSRFHFKLGGPPDFADGSTVLVVDDDGR from the coding sequence ATGGCCGAAAACCGGGCTCCCGCGGTGCGCCGAGTCCTCGGGCGGGCCGGGCAAGCCGGTGCCGCCGGTGTCCTCTTCGCGGTGCTCGCCGGGGGTCCGGCCCTCGCGCAGGCCGCACCGGACCCGCCGTCGGTCAAGTACTACATCGTGCCGCACGCCGACAACCCGGACGACATCACGCTGTTCAGGATCGCCGAACGCGCGCTCGGCGACGGGAACCGCTTTCCCGAGATCTTCCGGCTGAACCAGGGCCGGCCGCGGCCGGACGGCTCGCCGTTCACCGACGCCACCCGGATCGAACCGGGCCAGGTGCTCCAGCTGCCCGAGGACGCCCGGGACCCGGCCGTCCGGTTCGGCCCGTTGCCGGCCGCGCCACCCGTGCCCGTTCCCCCGCCGGTGGCGGCCCCGGAGCCGTCCGGGCTCGGGGTCGGGCTGGCGTCGGCCGTCAGCGGTTCCGGCGGCCTGCTGACCGGCCTGATCGCCGGGCTCTGGTGGCGACGGCGCCCGCAGCTCGTGCCGCCCCCGCCGTTCGAACCGCCCGAGCCACCCGATCCGCTCGGACCCGAGACCGGCGACGACTGCAGTGGCTCGCTCAGCGGCACGCTGCCGATCCCGGTCGTGCCGGCGGTGCTGCGGCCGGAGCCGAGCACGGCCGAACACGCGATCATCGTGCTCGACACCGCCGACACGCAGGTGATCGCCGCGGTCCGGCCGGGTTCACGGTTCCACTTCAAGCTGGGCGGGCCGCCCGATTTCGCCGACGGCTCGACGGTGCTCGTCGTCGACGACGACGGGCGGTGA
- a CDS encoding AAA family ATPase — translation MTSDPFGTLRKALWIGGAPWTGKSTVARLLADRHGLTTYHHDHRARPATAPGDDVPAGEQLTAVLAEFEQRFQRALDELRAWESPRPIVAEGWGLHPELVAPLVDSPRRMVVLVPTELFRQHQLRHRPDEPTIPEQRSRLTRDRMLAAQAVRSARAWGIRVIEIDGRLDPAGVTDVVAEHFREYLDA, via the coding sequence ATGACCTCGGATCCGTTCGGGACCCTGCGCAAGGCGCTGTGGATCGGTGGCGCCCCGTGGACCGGGAAGTCCACGGTCGCGCGCCTGCTGGCCGACCGCCACGGGCTGACCACCTACCACCACGACCACCGCGCGCGCCCCGCCACCGCGCCGGGGGACGACGTCCCGGCCGGCGAGCAGCTGACTGCCGTGCTGGCGGAGTTCGAGCAGCGGTTCCAGCGGGCGCTGGACGAGCTGCGCGCGTGGGAGTCCCCGCGCCCGATCGTCGCCGAGGGCTGGGGCCTGCACCCGGAACTGGTGGCCCCGCTGGTGGATTCGCCGCGCCGGATGGTGGTGCTGGTGCCGACCGAGCTGTTCCGCCAGCACCAGCTGCGCCACCGGCCGGACGAGCCCACGATCCCGGAGCAGCGCAGCCGCCTGACGCGCGACCGGATGCTGGCCGCGCAGGCGGTCCGCTCGGCGCGGGCGTGGGGCATCCGGGTCATCGAGATCGACGGCAGGCTCGACCCGGCCGGGGTCACCGACGTCGTCGCCGAGCACTTCCGCGAGTACCTGGACGCGTGA